In Terriglobia bacterium, the following are encoded in one genomic region:
- a CDS encoding immunoglobulin domain-containing protein, with amino-acid sequence METTSTFINISSHHKRNAATRSSTFCGFVASLIFALICAGCGGGHGVTPPPPAPQGLAITTQPSSQGARLGQTATFSVTVNDTDGASYQWSKNGIAISGATEAAYTTPPTVTTDNASTFHVTVTNSVGSVTSREVQLVLNPPSPGDLRFQQVDSASILDGYTDTVSTNILGTAISTWGNYGSPLRFEQAGYCSAAGSPGNCAWFFELFSTPTTGVTTTYRSGLLSDFQTDVFALGFDTVVTSANMQTDNNAYAVSSVKTASTSVFSPIATQSLPAADFQSVASQQGQQGHVITALGFNGDLLQYVSYGLTGDHNVYEAQVLSATLATIPSQAAVLAQGGYFVTAVGGDPVNGFFVVGTRVQGDTMPRPFKIVNSASEDPSVLFKGGYSIVASVTNADLSNTWVGEK; translated from the coding sequence ATGGAAACGACATCAACCTTCATCAATATTTCCTCTCATCATAAAAGGAACGCTGCTACTCGATCTTCAACTTTTTGTGGATTTGTTGCCTCCCTCATTTTTGCGCTTATCTGCGCGGGCTGCGGTGGAGGCCACGGTGTTACGCCGCCTCCACCTGCGCCACAGGGGTTGGCCATTACGACCCAGCCGTCATCGCAAGGCGCGCGGCTGGGACAGACCGCAACTTTCTCCGTGACAGTGAATGATACTGACGGCGCCAGCTACCAGTGGAGCAAAAACGGAATAGCCATTAGCGGGGCGACGGAAGCGGCTTACACCACGCCGCCAACGGTAACCACAGACAATGCCTCAACTTTCCACGTTACCGTTACAAATTCTGTTGGATCGGTTACCAGCCGGGAAGTACAGCTCGTATTAAATCCACCATCGCCCGGCGATCTGCGTTTTCAGCAAGTAGATAGCGCATCCATTCTGGATGGTTACACTGACACTGTTTCAACCAATATCCTTGGCACTGCAATCTCCACATGGGGCAATTATGGATCGCCCTTGCGTTTTGAGCAGGCAGGCTATTGTTCAGCCGCCGGCAGTCCCGGAAATTGCGCATGGTTTTTTGAATTATTTTCCACGCCAACCACAGGCGTGACCACCACGTATCGGTCAGGTCTTCTCTCCGATTTCCAGACCGATGTGTTCGCGCTGGGTTTTGATACTGTGGTTACTTCCGCAAACATGCAGACGGACAATAATGCCTATGCGGTATCCTCGGTAAAGACGGCATCAACCAGCGTGTTTTCGCCGATTGCTACCCAATCCCTTCCCGCGGCGGACTTCCAGTCTGTTGCTTCACAGCAGGGCCAACAAGGACATGTGATTACCGCTCTAGGCTTCAATGGTGATTTGTTGCAGTACGTCTCTTATGGATTAACCGGCGACCATAACGTCTATGAAGCTCAAGTTCTTTCGGCAACCCTCGCCACAATACCTTCACAAGCAGCGGTGCTTGCCCAGGGTGGTTACTTTGTTACTGCGGTCGGCGGCGACCCTGTCAATGGGTTCTTTGTTGTTGGCACTCGCGTCCAGGGAGATACCATGCCTCGGCCTTTTAAGATTGTGAATTCCGCAAGCGAAGATCCCTCTGTTTTATTCAAAGGGGGATACAGCATTGTAGCCAGCGTAACCAATGCAGATCTCTCAAATACCTGGGTGGGCGAAAAGTAA
- the tsaE gene encoding tRNA (adenosine(37)-N6)-threonylcarbamoyltransferase complex ATPase subunit type 1 TsaE: protein MKTFQTHSAEETTELGRRIAPELKPGSIVLLRGDLGAGKTTMVKGIAEGFQAAKADDVTSPTFTLIHEYRGPQVTLFHIDLYRIDTQRELDTLALDDLMSPKSILLIEWGEKFERFVRERDREITIQHEGGDNRRIIVRSDD, encoded by the coding sequence ATGAAGACTTTTCAAACCCACTCTGCCGAAGAGACCACCGAACTGGGGCGTCGGATTGCCCCTGAGCTCAAGCCCGGTAGCATCGTGCTGCTGCGCGGCGATCTGGGAGCGGGAAAGACCACCATGGTCAAAGGGATTGCCGAGGGTTTCCAGGCGGCCAAAGCTGATGATGTCACCAGCCCGACGTTTACACTCATCCATGAATACCGTGGGCCGCAAGTGACTCTCTTTCATATTGATCTTTATCGCATCGATACGCAGCGCGAACTCGACACCCTGGCGCTCGACGACCTCATGTCGCCGAAGAGTATCCTGCTCATCGAGTGGGGAGAGAAGTTCGAACGTTTTGTGCGTGAACGTGATCGAGAGATAACCATTCAGCATGAAGGTGGCGACAATCGCCGGATCATAGTTCGATCTGATGACTGA
- a CDS encoding NAD(P)H-hydrate dehydratase, whose amino-acid sequence MKIVTAEEMRAIDRATTEKYGVPSLTLMENAGTAVAEFAQKHFDFDSVCAVCGKGNNGGDGFVAARKLHEAGKKVSVVLLAKDPDELRDDAAEMFKKLPVSASWVADEKDFSKPEIEQALKSDLILDAILGTGFKPPLKGIAKKAIVRINKATAWVLSVDLPSGVDADANESAFDYSSFVHADAIVSFTAPKPALVFADLTDGPIAIANIGSPLKLISQHASLRQDVVTSADVQALAWQRRPDAHKGDFGHVLVIGGSVGKSGAPAMAGLAALRTGAGLVTVASPKSVQNAVAASAPELMTELLEETADGTVSILALARREQLLKGKTVVALGPGLSQNEETAEFIRDFVSICTTSLVIDADGINAFAGHGEEIQPDADDYSFRVLTPHPGEMSRLIGSPVPVIQANRLAAARRAAELTRACVVLKGHRTVIASPHGHVWINLTGNPGMAKGGSGDVLTGIVAAVLAQRPLQGVSVGWRPGDDPEGKKIKDLVKKSDPEMANIAAEKIAVKVGEARDLMAALGVARAVYLHGLAGDIAASLYGQQSMIATDIINCLGEAFAVCEEESLSKFAYLQR is encoded by the coding sequence ATGAAAATCGTTACAGCGGAAGAGATGCGCGCCATTGATCGCGCCACCACAGAGAAGTACGGCGTGCCGTCGCTCACCTTGATGGAAAACGCCGGTACAGCGGTGGCCGAATTTGCTCAAAAGCATTTCGATTTCGACTCCGTCTGTGCCGTTTGTGGCAAGGGCAACAATGGCGGCGATGGCTTTGTCGCGGCGCGTAAGCTGCATGAAGCAGGGAAAAAAGTTTCGGTCGTCTTATTGGCCAAAGATCCGGACGAGTTGCGTGACGACGCGGCTGAAATGTTCAAGAAGCTTCCCGTGTCCGCGTCGTGGGTCGCCGACGAAAAAGATTTCAGCAAGCCTGAGATCGAGCAGGCTTTGAAGTCTGATCTCATCCTCGATGCGATTCTTGGAACAGGTTTCAAGCCTCCGCTCAAAGGCATAGCGAAAAAAGCGATCGTTCGCATCAACAAAGCTACAGCCTGGGTGCTGTCTGTTGATCTGCCGTCTGGTGTGGACGCTGACGCCAATGAGAGCGCTTTTGATTACTCATCCTTTGTTCATGCCGATGCCATCGTCTCTTTCACCGCTCCCAAGCCTGCTCTGGTGTTTGCCGATCTTACGGATGGCCCCATTGCCATCGCCAACATTGGTTCTCCGCTTAAGTTGATCTCACAACATGCCTCGCTGCGTCAGGACGTTGTAACCAGTGCCGATGTGCAGGCGCTGGCTTGGCAACGCCGTCCTGATGCGCATAAGGGGGATTTTGGTCATGTGCTGGTCATCGGCGGTTCAGTAGGGAAGAGCGGCGCACCGGCCATGGCTGGGCTTGCGGCTCTCAGGACCGGCGCCGGACTCGTAACCGTGGCATCGCCCAAGTCTGTGCAGAACGCCGTCGCTGCGTCTGCGCCGGAACTGATGACTGAACTGCTGGAGGAGACCGCGGACGGCACGGTTTCGATTTTGGCTCTGGCGCGGCGCGAGCAGCTTTTGAAAGGCAAAACGGTGGTCGCTCTTGGTCCCGGACTCTCGCAGAATGAGGAGACGGCTGAGTTCATCCGTGACTTTGTGAGCATTTGCACGACCTCTCTGGTCATTGACGCCGATGGCATCAATGCTTTTGCCGGGCATGGTGAAGAAATCCAGCCGGACGCCGACGACTATTCATTCCGTGTACTCACGCCGCATCCCGGCGAAATGTCGCGGCTCATCGGCTCCCCTGTCCCGGTCATCCAGGCCAATCGCCTTGCGGCAGCTAGACGCGCCGCGGAATTGACGCGTGCCTGCGTCGTTTTGAAAGGCCATCGCACGGTCATTGCCAGCCCGCATGGCCACGTATGGATTAACTTGACCGGCAATCCGGGAATGGCCAAAGGCGGCTCAGGCGACGTGCTTACTGGAATTGTTGCTGCCGTCTTGGCGCAAAGGCCTTTGCAGGGAGTTTCCGTCGGATGGCGTCCAGGCGATGATCCTGAAGGAAAGAAAATCAAGGACCTGGTAAAGAAATCGGATCCGGAGATGGCGAATATTGCCGCTGAAAAAATAGCAGTCAAGGTCGGTGAGGCCCGCGACCTGATGGCAGCGCTCGGTGTCGCGCGCGCTGTCTATCTCCACGGACTTGCCGGTGACATTGCCGCGTCGCTTTACGGTCAGCAATCCATGATCGCCACAGATATCATTAACTGCTTGGGCGAAGCCTTTGCGGTTTGCGAAGAGGAATCCCTGAGCAAGTTTGCCTACCTCCAGAGATGA
- a CDS encoding potassium channel protein, whose product MGFHFIEGWSWFDSFYMVVITMSTIGYQEVHPLSHAGRVFNVVLITAGVSLVFLMIGSLTQALLEFELVKVFGRRRMERDIASLRDHYIICGAGRVGHSVANELARKPCPFVIIENAEASIEALDSKWLVLVGDAASEKTLREAGIDRAAGLVAATTTDATNIYTVLTARSLNPHIKIIARASEVAAEKHLKTAGADVVISPYAAAGHRIAQSFLRPNLLDFLDITSDRSGTFQMLIEEIKIAASSSLVGATVGSSGIHHKFGIMILAIRRADGSTRFNPQAHEVIGAEDCLIAMGETAQLARLESVAAHASATRS is encoded by the coding sequence GTGGGTTTTCATTTCATTGAAGGCTGGAGCTGGTTTGACAGCTTTTACATGGTGGTGATCACCATGAGCACTATCGGATACCAGGAAGTCCATCCTCTTTCCCACGCGGGGCGGGTCTTCAACGTGGTCCTGATTACGGCCGGCGTATCGCTGGTCTTTCTCATGATCGGGTCGCTCACGCAGGCTTTGCTAGAATTCGAGTTAGTCAAGGTGTTCGGAAGGCGTCGTATGGAACGCGACATTGCGAGTCTCAGGGACCATTACATCATCTGCGGCGCTGGGCGTGTGGGGCATAGCGTGGCCAATGAGCTTGCGCGCAAGCCGTGTCCATTTGTGATTATTGAAAACGCTGAAGCCAGCATAGAAGCGCTTGACTCAAAATGGCTGGTGCTGGTGGGTGATGCCGCCAGCGAAAAGACTCTGCGCGAGGCCGGAATCGATCGCGCCGCTGGGCTGGTTGCCGCCACCACAACGGACGCAACCAATATTTATACCGTGCTTACCGCCCGCAGCCTGAATCCGCACATCAAGATCATTGCCCGCGCCAGTGAGGTCGCCGCGGAGAAGCACTTGAAAACAGCGGGCGCCGATGTGGTGATCTCGCCTTACGCGGCTGCGGGTCACCGAATCGCGCAGAGTTTTCTGCGCCCCAACCTGCTTGATTTTCTCGATATCACCAGTGATCGCTCCGGCACCTTCCAGATGCTGATTGAAGAAATCAAGATCGCGGCAAGCTCTTCGCTGGTGGGCGCAACTGTGGGCTCTTCAGGTATACACCATAAATTCGGGATCATGATTCTTGCCATTCGCCGCGCGGACGGCAGCACCCGATTCAACCCCCAGGCCCATGAAGTTATAGGCGCGGAAGATTGCCTTATCGCCATGGGAGAAACTGCACAGCTGGCACGGCTGGAATCTGTTGCCGCCCACGCTTCCGCCACTCGCTCATGA
- a CDS encoding amino acid permease, with product MANLLATKPLKVILGEAHETGEHSLKRALGPNNLIALGIGAIIGTGIFVLAGTATANFAGPAIILSFVLAATGCVFAGLCYAEFASAIPVAGSAYTYGYASLGEIFAWIIGWDLVLEYAFGAATVASGWSGYLLSLLGDFGIKLPASLAGTRWDEFIFYNKHWEPANLLMPKVQSGEIDITGLPHQFGAFNLFGFLAIMIATLILVVGIKESANFNTAIVYIKVCVLIVFVAVGGYYLLKHPELMAVNWHPFMPPNTGVSGQYGWSGVSRGAAVIFFAYIGFDAVSTAAQEAKNPSRDMPIGILGSLVICTILYILVVGVLCGLVNYKFLNVRDALAVGIDKTGVGWGSLMVKIGALMGLSSTIVVMLLGQSRVFFSMSRDGLLPGVFSTVHPKFRTPWISTLMVGTCVAFLAASLPINLLGDMVNIGTLLAFVIVCAGVWIVRRRNPNLERPFRTPMVPFVPIMGILISGYLMANLPWETWVRLVVWLVIGMAIYFGYGRSHSRVQRGAL from the coding sequence ATGGCCAATTTGCTTGCCACCAAACCGCTGAAAGTCATCCTGGGCGAAGCCCATGAAACCGGTGAGCACAGCCTCAAACGCGCGCTGGGCCCAAATAACCTGATTGCGCTCGGCATTGGCGCGATTATTGGTACGGGAATCTTTGTGCTTGCCGGCACCGCGACAGCGAACTTTGCCGGTCCAGCTATTATTCTTTCCTTTGTTCTGGCCGCCACAGGATGTGTCTTTGCTGGACTCTGCTACGCGGAATTTGCGTCTGCCATCCCTGTTGCCGGTTCGGCATATACCTATGGTTACGCATCGCTGGGTGAGATTTTCGCCTGGATCATTGGCTGGGATCTGGTGCTGGAATATGCTTTTGGCGCTGCCACTGTTGCTTCCGGATGGAGCGGTTATCTGCTCAGCCTGCTGGGCGACTTTGGCATCAAGCTACCTGCATCTCTGGCCGGCACGCGATGGGACGAATTCATCTTCTATAACAAGCACTGGGAGCCTGCCAACCTGTTGATGCCCAAGGTCCAGTCTGGCGAGATTGACATTACCGGCTTGCCGCATCAGTTCGGCGCTTTCAACTTGTTTGGCTTTCTGGCCATCATGATCGCCACGTTGATTCTGGTTGTCGGCATCAAGGAGTCGGCCAACTTCAATACTGCAATTGTCTATATAAAGGTCTGCGTCCTGATTGTATTTGTGGCTGTGGGCGGATATTACCTGCTGAAACATCCGGAACTAATGGCCGTTAACTGGCATCCATTTATGCCGCCTAACACGGGAGTTTCGGGCCAGTATGGATGGTCTGGAGTGAGCCGCGGCGCTGCGGTAATCTTCTTTGCCTATATTGGCTTTGATGCTGTCTCCACCGCGGCGCAGGAAGCCAAAAATCCCTCTCGTGATATGCCGATCGGCATTCTTGGTTCGCTGGTGATCTGCACCATTCTCTATATTTTGGTCGTTGGCGTTCTCTGCGGCTTGGTGAATTACAAGTTTCTCAACGTGCGCGATGCGCTTGCCGTTGGCATCGACAAGACCGGCGTCGGCTGGGGAAGCCTGATGGTCAAGATTGGCGCGCTCATGGGCTTGAGCTCCACGATTGTGGTCATGTTGCTGGGACAATCACGCGTCTTCTTCTCCATGTCGCGCGATGGACTCCTGCCGGGAGTCTTCAGCACCGTGCACCCAAAATTTCGCACACCATGGATTTCAACTCTCATGGTTGGCACGTGCGTAGCTTTCCTGGCCGCGTCGCTGCCCATCAACCTGTTGGGCGACATGGTCAACATTGGCACTCTGCTGGCGTTCGTGATCGTCTGCGCGGGCGTCTGGATTGTGCGCCGCCGCAATCCCAACCTTGAGCGTCCGTTCAGGACTCCAATGGTCCCATTTGTGCCGATCATGGGAATTTTGATCTCCGGCTACCTCATGGCGAACCTTCCCTGGGAAACATGGGTGCGCCTGGTCGTGTGGCTGGTCATTGGCATGGCCATTTACTTCGGTTATGGACGCAGCCACAGCCGCGTGCAGCGCGGAGCGTTGTAA
- a CDS encoding amino acid permease gives MANILATKPMDVLLAESKEENEHSLKRALGPINLITLGIGAIIGAGIFVLTGAAAAQYGGPGIVLSYIFAGTGCVFAGLCYAEFAALIPIAGSAYTYGYATLGEIFAWIIGWDLILEYAFGAATVASGWAGTIVAFLQGFGINLPPKLINVPGTQMVLYKNNWMPLATIQKTLTDSGIDWHTLPHVTAVFNLVAFLGILMVTTVLVIGIKESANFNSAIVFVKLAAVLIFIAVAGNYVSHHMAQAKANWTPFIPPNTGTYGIYGWSGIARGAAVVFFAYIGFDAVSTAAQEAKNPQKDMPIGILGSLAVCTVLYIVVSLLLTGVVHYSQLNVAAPVSLAMSLTGVWWGSLLVNVGAIAGLSTVMLVMLLGQSRVFYSMSRDGLLWKWAGEIHPKFRTPWKSTIIVGIFVAFFAALIPIGVLGELVSIGTLLAFVIVCAGVWVLRRKRPDMPRPFKTPWVPFTPIAGMLAAFWLMRSLPGDTWLRLIIWLVIGMVIYFTYGIKHSRVQAGPATALQSK, from the coding sequence ACGTGTTGCTCGCCGAATCCAAGGAGGAAAACGAGCACAGCCTGAAGCGCGCGCTGGGGCCGATCAATCTGATCACGCTTGGCATCGGCGCGATTATCGGCGCAGGAATTTTTGTTCTGACCGGAGCAGCAGCGGCCCAATATGGCGGTCCGGGCATTGTTCTCTCATATATCTTTGCAGGGACGGGCTGCGTTTTTGCCGGTTTGTGCTATGCAGAATTTGCCGCTCTTATTCCCATCGCCGGCTCTGCCTACACGTATGGCTACGCCACGCTGGGTGAAATCTTTGCCTGGATCATTGGCTGGGACCTGATCCTGGAATACGCCTTCGGCGCGGCCACGGTCGCTTCCGGATGGGCCGGCACGATCGTCGCATTCCTGCAGGGCTTCGGCATCAATCTGCCTCCCAAGTTGATTAACGTGCCGGGAACGCAGATGGTCCTGTACAAGAACAACTGGATGCCGCTGGCCACTATTCAGAAAACTCTGACGGATTCGGGAATCGATTGGCACACTCTGCCGCATGTCACGGCCGTTTTTAACCTTGTGGCATTTCTTGGAATTTTGATGGTGACCACAGTTTTGGTGATCGGCATCAAGGAGTCGGCAAATTTCAACTCCGCAATTGTGTTTGTGAAGCTGGCGGCCGTGCTCATTTTCATTGCTGTTGCCGGTAATTACGTGTCGCACCACATGGCCCAGGCTAAAGCCAATTGGACGCCCTTTATCCCGCCCAACACCGGCACTTACGGAATCTACGGATGGTCAGGCATTGCCCGAGGAGCCGCCGTCGTCTTTTTCGCTTATATCGGTTTTGACGCGGTTTCTACCGCGGCGCAGGAAGCAAAAAATCCGCAGAAAGATATGCCGATCGGGATCCTCGGCTCTCTGGCAGTCTGCACCGTGCTCTATATTGTTGTTTCGTTGTTGCTCACGGGTGTTGTTCACTATTCGCAGCTCAATGTGGCGGCTCCGGTTTCGCTCGCCATGTCCCTGACCGGCGTCTGGTGGGGAAGCCTGCTGGTGAACGTTGGCGCGATTGCCGGTTTAAGTACGGTGATGCTGGTCATGTTGCTGGGGCAGTCTCGCGTGTTTTATTCCATGTCGCGTGACGGCTTGTTGTGGAAGTGGGCCGGCGAAATTCATCCAAAATTCCGTACGCCATGGAAATCCACGATCATTGTCGGCATCTTTGTTGCATTTTTTGCCGCGCTGATTCCAATTGGCGTTCTTGGTGAACTGGTGAGTATCGGCACTTTGCTGGCCTTTGTGATTGTCTGCGCGGGTGTGTGGGTTCTCAGGCGCAAACGTCCTGACATGCCGCGGCCTTTCAAGACCCCGTGGGTTCCCTTTACACCAATTGCTGGGATGCTGGCGGCATTCTGGCTGATGCGCTCCCTTCCGGGTGATACCTGGCTGCGGCTCATCATTTGGCTTGTGATTGGAATGGTGATTTACTTCACCTACGGAATCAAGCACAGCAGGGTGCAGGCAGGGCCGGCAACAGCATTGCAATCGAAATAA